One Rattus norvegicus strain BN/NHsdMcwi chromosome 20, GRCr8, whole genome shotgun sequence DNA segment encodes these proteins:
- the Hdac2 gene encoding histone deacetylase 2: protein MAYSQGGGKKKVCYYYDGDIGNYYYGQGHPMKPHRIRMTHNLLLNYGLYRKMEIYRPHKATAEEMTKYHSDEYIKFLRSIRPDNMSEYSKQMQRFNVGEDCPVFDGLFEFCQLSTGGSVAGAVKLNRQQTDMAVNWAGGLHHAKKSEASGFCYVNDIVLAVLELLKYHQRVLYIDIDIHHGDGVEEAFYTTDRVMTVSFHKYGEYFPGTGDLRDIGAGKGKYYAVNFPMRDGIDDESYGQIFKPIISKVMEMYQPSAVVLQCGADSLSGDRLGCFNLTVKGHAKCVEVVKTFNLPLLMLGGGGYTIRNVARCWTYETAVALDCEIPNELPYNDYFEYFGPDFKLHISPSNMTNQNTPEYMEKIKQRLFENLRMLPHAPGVQMQAIPEDAVHEDSGDEDGEDPDKRISIRASDKRIACDEEFSDSEDEGEGGRRNVADHKKGAKKARIEEDKKEAEDKRTDVKEEDKSKDNSGEKTDTKGAKSEQLNNP, encoded by the exons GTGATATCGGGAATTATTATTACGGCCAGGGTCATCCCATGAAGCCCCATAGGATCCGGATGACTCATAACTTGCTTCTAAATTATGGTTTATACCGAAAAATGGAAATATAT aggccTCATAAGGCCACTGCTGAAGAAATGACAAAATACCACAGTGATGAGTATATCAAGTTTCTACGATCAATAAGGCCAGATAACATGTCAGAGTATAGTAAGCAGATGCAGAGAT TTAATGTCGGAGAAGACTGTCCAGTGTTCGATGGACTCTTTGAGTTTTGTCAGCTCTCCACCGGTGGCTCAGTTG CTGGGGCCGTGAAGCTGAACCGTCAACAGACTGACATGGCTGTCAACTGGGCGGGAGGACTGCACCACGCCAAGAAGTCAGAGGCCTCAGGATTCTGCTACGTTAATGACATTGTGCTTGCTGTCCTCGAGCTACTGAA ATATCATCAGAGAGTCTTATATATTGACATAGACATCCACCATGGTGATGGTGTTGAGGAAGCTTTTTATACAACAGATCGCGTGATGACCGTCTCATTCCATAAATACGGAGAATACTTTCCTGGAACAGGAGACTTGAGG GATAttggtgctggaaaaggaaagTACTACGCTGTCAACTTTCCCATGAGGGACGGTATAGATGACGAGTCATATGGACAGATATTTAAGCCT ATAATCTCAAAAGTGATGGAGATGTACCAGCCGAGCGCGGTGGTGCTGCAGTGTGGCGCTGACTCCCTCTCTGGTGACAGGCTGGGCTGCTTCAACCTAACTGTCAAAG GTCACGCTAAATGTGTAGAAGTAGTGAAAACTTTTAACTTGCCGTTGCTGATGCTTGGCGGAGGTGGCTACACAATCCGGAATGTTGCTCGATGTTGGACGTATGAGACTGCAGTTGCCCTTGATTGTGAAATTCCCAATG agttGCCATATAATGATTACTTCGAGTATTTTGGACCAGACTTCAAACTGCATATTAGTCCCTCAAACATGACAAACCAGAACACTCCAGAATATATGGAAAAGATAAA ACAGCGTTTATTTGAAAATCTGCGAATGTTACCACATGCGCCTGGTGTTCAAATGCAAGCTATTCCAGAAGATGCTGTTCATGAAGACAGTGGTGATGAGGATGGAGAAGACCCTGACAAGAGAATTTCTA TTCGAGCATCAGACAAGCGGATAGCTTGTGATGAAGAGTTCTCAGATTCTGAGGATGAAGGTGAAGGAGGTCGTAGGAATGTCGCTGATCATAAGAAGGGAGCCAAAAAAGCCAGGATTGAGGAAGACAAGAAGGAGGCGGAGGACAAGAGGACAG ATGTTAAGGAAGAAGACAAATCCAAGGACAATAGTGGTGAGAAAACAGACACCAAAGG AGCCAAATCAGAACAACTCAACAACCCTTGA
- the Hdac2 gene encoding histone deacetylase 2 isoform X2, whose amino-acid sequence MGIFSLSGDIGNYYYGQGHPMKPHRIRMTHNLLLNYGLYRKMEIYRPHKATAEEMTKYHSDEYIKFLRSIRPDNMSEYSKQMQRFNVGEDCPVFDGLFEFCQLSTGGSVAGAVKLNRQQTDMAVNWAGGLHHAKKSEASGFCYVNDIVLAVLELLKYHQRVLYIDIDIHHGDGVEEAFYTTDRVMTVSFHKYGEYFPGTGDLRDIGAGKGKYYAVNFPMRDGIDDESYGQIFKPIISKVMEMYQPSAVVLQCGADSLSGDRLGCFNLTVKGHAKCVEVVKTFNLPLLMLGGGGYTIRNVARCWTYETAVALDCEIPNELPYNDYFEYFGPDFKLHISPSNMTNQNTPEYMEKIKQRLFENLRMLPHAPGVQMQAIPEDAVHEDSGDEDGEDPDKRISIRASDKRIACDEEFSDSEDEGEGGRRNVADHKKGAKKARIEEDKKEAEDKRTGPSVLVTLLFTAYGCTVSLETHRVRWVRSAGN is encoded by the exons ATGGGCATCTTTTCTCTTTCAGGTGATATCGGGAATTATTATTACGGCCAGGGTCATCCCATGAAGCCCCATAGGATCCGGATGACTCATAACTTGCTTCTAAATTATGGTTTATACCGAAAAATGGAAATATAT aggccTCATAAGGCCACTGCTGAAGAAATGACAAAATACCACAGTGATGAGTATATCAAGTTTCTACGATCAATAAGGCCAGATAACATGTCAGAGTATAGTAAGCAGATGCAGAGAT TTAATGTCGGAGAAGACTGTCCAGTGTTCGATGGACTCTTTGAGTTTTGTCAGCTCTCCACCGGTGGCTCAGTTG CTGGGGCCGTGAAGCTGAACCGTCAACAGACTGACATGGCTGTCAACTGGGCGGGAGGACTGCACCACGCCAAGAAGTCAGAGGCCTCAGGATTCTGCTACGTTAATGACATTGTGCTTGCTGTCCTCGAGCTACTGAA ATATCATCAGAGAGTCTTATATATTGACATAGACATCCACCATGGTGATGGTGTTGAGGAAGCTTTTTATACAACAGATCGCGTGATGACCGTCTCATTCCATAAATACGGAGAATACTTTCCTGGAACAGGAGACTTGAGG GATAttggtgctggaaaaggaaagTACTACGCTGTCAACTTTCCCATGAGGGACGGTATAGATGACGAGTCATATGGACAGATATTTAAGCCT ATAATCTCAAAAGTGATGGAGATGTACCAGCCGAGCGCGGTGGTGCTGCAGTGTGGCGCTGACTCCCTCTCTGGTGACAGGCTGGGCTGCTTCAACCTAACTGTCAAAG GTCACGCTAAATGTGTAGAAGTAGTGAAAACTTTTAACTTGCCGTTGCTGATGCTTGGCGGAGGTGGCTACACAATCCGGAATGTTGCTCGATGTTGGACGTATGAGACTGCAGTTGCCCTTGATTGTGAAATTCCCAATG agttGCCATATAATGATTACTTCGAGTATTTTGGACCAGACTTCAAACTGCATATTAGTCCCTCAAACATGACAAACCAGAACACTCCAGAATATATGGAAAAGATAAA ACAGCGTTTATTTGAAAATCTGCGAATGTTACCACATGCGCCTGGTGTTCAAATGCAAGCTATTCCAGAAGATGCTGTTCATGAAGACAGTGGTGATGAGGATGGAGAAGACCCTGACAAGAGAATTTCTA TTCGAGCATCAGACAAGCGGATAGCTTGTGATGAAGAGTTCTCAGATTCTGAGGATGAAGGTGAAGGAGGTCGTAGGAATGTCGCTGATCATAAGAAGGGAGCCAAAAAAGCCAGGATTGAGGAAGACAAGAAGGAGGCGGAGGACAAGAGGACAGGTCCGTCTGTGCTGGTGACGCTCCTTTTCACTGCTTACGGGTGCACTGTATCTTTAGAGACCCACAGGGTCAGATGGGTGCGTTCAGCGGGTAACTAG
- the Hdac2 gene encoding histone deacetylase 2 isoform X1, which translates to MAYSQGGGKKKVCYYYDGDIGNYYYGQGHPMKPHRIRMTHNLLLNYGLYRKMEIYRPHKATAEEMTKYHSDEYIKFLRSIRPDNMSEYSKQMQRFNVGEDCPVFDGLFEFCQLSTGGSVAGAVKLNRQQTDMAVNWAGGLHHAKKSEASGFCYVNDIVLAVLELLKYHQRVLYIDIDIHHGDGVEEAFYTTDRVMTVSFHKYGEYFPGTGDLRDIGAGKGKYYAVNFPMRDGIDDESYGQIFKPIISKVMEMYQPSAVVLQCGADSLSGDRLGCFNLTVKGHAKCVEVVKTFNLPLLMLGGGGYTIRNVARCWTYETAVALDCEIPNELPYNDYFEYFGPDFKLHISPSNMTNQNTPEYMEKIKQRLFENLRMLPHAPGVQMQAIPEDAVHEDSGDEDGEDPDKRISIRASDKRIACDEEFSDSEDEGEGGRRNVADHKKGAKKARIEEDKKEAEDKRTGPSVLVTLLFTAYGCTVSLETHRVRWVRSAGN; encoded by the exons GTGATATCGGGAATTATTATTACGGCCAGGGTCATCCCATGAAGCCCCATAGGATCCGGATGACTCATAACTTGCTTCTAAATTATGGTTTATACCGAAAAATGGAAATATAT aggccTCATAAGGCCACTGCTGAAGAAATGACAAAATACCACAGTGATGAGTATATCAAGTTTCTACGATCAATAAGGCCAGATAACATGTCAGAGTATAGTAAGCAGATGCAGAGAT TTAATGTCGGAGAAGACTGTCCAGTGTTCGATGGACTCTTTGAGTTTTGTCAGCTCTCCACCGGTGGCTCAGTTG CTGGGGCCGTGAAGCTGAACCGTCAACAGACTGACATGGCTGTCAACTGGGCGGGAGGACTGCACCACGCCAAGAAGTCAGAGGCCTCAGGATTCTGCTACGTTAATGACATTGTGCTTGCTGTCCTCGAGCTACTGAA ATATCATCAGAGAGTCTTATATATTGACATAGACATCCACCATGGTGATGGTGTTGAGGAAGCTTTTTATACAACAGATCGCGTGATGACCGTCTCATTCCATAAATACGGAGAATACTTTCCTGGAACAGGAGACTTGAGG GATAttggtgctggaaaaggaaagTACTACGCTGTCAACTTTCCCATGAGGGACGGTATAGATGACGAGTCATATGGACAGATATTTAAGCCT ATAATCTCAAAAGTGATGGAGATGTACCAGCCGAGCGCGGTGGTGCTGCAGTGTGGCGCTGACTCCCTCTCTGGTGACAGGCTGGGCTGCTTCAACCTAACTGTCAAAG GTCACGCTAAATGTGTAGAAGTAGTGAAAACTTTTAACTTGCCGTTGCTGATGCTTGGCGGAGGTGGCTACACAATCCGGAATGTTGCTCGATGTTGGACGTATGAGACTGCAGTTGCCCTTGATTGTGAAATTCCCAATG agttGCCATATAATGATTACTTCGAGTATTTTGGACCAGACTTCAAACTGCATATTAGTCCCTCAAACATGACAAACCAGAACACTCCAGAATATATGGAAAAGATAAA ACAGCGTTTATTTGAAAATCTGCGAATGTTACCACATGCGCCTGGTGTTCAAATGCAAGCTATTCCAGAAGATGCTGTTCATGAAGACAGTGGTGATGAGGATGGAGAAGACCCTGACAAGAGAATTTCTA TTCGAGCATCAGACAAGCGGATAGCTTGTGATGAAGAGTTCTCAGATTCTGAGGATGAAGGTGAAGGAGGTCGTAGGAATGTCGCTGATCATAAGAAGGGAGCCAAAAAAGCCAGGATTGAGGAAGACAAGAAGGAGGCGGAGGACAAGAGGACAGGTCCGTCTGTGCTGGTGACGCTCCTTTTCACTGCTTACGGGTGCACTGTATCTTTAGAGACCCACAGGGTCAGATGGGTGCGTTCAGCGGGTAACTAG